Proteins encoded within one genomic window of Aquarana catesbeiana isolate 2022-GZ linkage group LG03, ASM4218655v1, whole genome shotgun sequence:
- the LOC141134826 gene encoding olfactory receptor 5P68-like, giving the protein MVVYNLLLFTLVLIIYILTICGNLLIIMLVYYSKTLHSPMYFFLTQLSISDIILTTDISPNMLNIVLYEWTSISFSGCITQYYVFSTTETFECFLLTVMSYDRYLAICSPLHYVSIMKQTLCIQLVLASWIFSCSMTSISTFGISQLEFCGPNVIDHLFCDFNPLVELSCSDTSRVQMEVILLCVPVLIFPFLVIVVSYIYIVLTILKISSFSGRLKSFSTCSSHLTVVFIFYGTLAAAYMIPKKGQSQTISKMMSLLYTVFTPFVNPFIYSLRNKEIKDSLKMLYINKRLFIQNLW; this is encoded by the coding sequence ATGGTCGTATATAATCTGCTGCTCTTCACCTTGGTCCTTATTATATACATTTTGACAATATGTGGAAACCTTTTGATCATCATGTTGGTATATTACAGCAAGACCCTTCATtctcccatgtacttcttcctCACCCAACTCTCTATATCTGACATCATACTGACCACAGATATTTCTCCTAACATGTTAAATATTGTTCTATATGAGTGGACCTCCATATCTTTTTCTGGTTGTATCACTCAATATTATGTCTTTAGCACAACAGAAACATTTGAATGTTTCCTTCTGACAGTGATGTCCTATGACCGCTATCTAGCCATCTGCTCTCCTCTGCATTATGTCTCCATTATGAAACAAACACTTTGCATTCAACTAGTTCTTGCATCCTGGATTTTCAGCTGTTCTATGACATCAATATCAACATTTGGCATAAGTCAACTAGAATTCTGTGGACCAAATGTTATTGACCACTTATTTTGTGATTTCAATCCTCTTGTGGAACTTTCTTGCTCAGATACATCCAGAGTTCAAATGGAAGTTATCTTGTTGTGTGTTCCTGTGCTAATATTCCCCTTCCTAGTGATAGTTGtttcatatatttatattgttttaaCAATATTAAAGATATCCTCTTTTTCGGGAAGACTGAAATCCTTTTCCACTTGTAGCTCCCATCTCACCGTTGTGTTTATATTTTATGGAACCCTAGCTGCTGCATATATGATTCCAAAGAAAGGACAATCACAAACGATCAGTAAGATGATGTCCTTGTTGTATACTGTGTTTACTCCCtttgtaaaccctttcatatacaGCTTGAGGAATAAAGAGATCAAGGACAGTTTAAAGATGTTGTATATAAACAAAAGGCTTTTTATTCAAAACCTTTGGTAA
- the LOC141134827 gene encoding olfactory receptor 5P68-like has protein sequence MAIYNLLLFTMVLIIYIVTICGNLLIIMLVYFSKTLHSPMYFFLSQLSISDIMLITDISPNMLNIVLHERTSISFSGCITQYYVFGSTETFECFLLTVMSYDRYLAICSPLHYTSIMKQSLCIQLVLASWIFSCSIGLISIFEISQLEFCGPNVIDYLFCDFNPLVELSCSDTSRVQMEVILLCVPMLIFPFLVIVVSYTYIVLTILKISSFSGRLKSFSTCSSHLTVVFIFYGTLAAAYMIPKKGQSRMISKMMSLLYTVFTPFVNPFIYSLRNQEIKDSLKMLYINKRLFIQILW, from the coding sequence ATGGCCATATATAATCTGCTGCTCTTCACCATGGTCCTTATTATATACATTGTGACAATCTGTGGAAACCTTTTGATCATCATGCTGGTATATTTCAGCAAAACCCTTCATtctcccatgtacttcttcctCTCCCAACTCTCTATATCTGACATCATGCTGATCACAGATATTTCTCCTAACATGTTAAATATTGTTCTACATGAGAGGACCTCCATATCTTTTTCTGGTTGCATTACTCAATATTATGTCTTTGGTTCAACAGAAACATTTGAATGTTTCCTTCTGACAGTGATGTCCTATGACCGATATCTagctatctgctctcctctgcatTATACCTCCATTATGAAACAATCACTTTGCATTCAACTAGTTCTTGCATCCTGGATTTTTAGCTGTTCTATAGGATTAATATCAATATTTGAAATAAGTCAGCTAGAATTCTGTGGACCAAATGTTATTGACTATTTATTTTGTGATTTCAATCCTCTTGTGGAACTTTCTTGCTCAGATACATCCAGAGTTCAAATGGAAGTTatcttgttgtgtgttcctatgcTAATATTCCCCTTCCTAGTGATAGTGGTTTCATATACTTACATTGTTTTAACAATATTAAAGATATCCTCCTTTTCGGGAAGACTGAAATCCTTTTCCACTTGTAGCTCCCATCTCACCGTTGTGTTTATATTTTATGGAACCCTAGCCGCTGCATATATGATTCCAAAGAAAGGACAATCACGAATGATCAGTAAGATGATGTCCTTGTTGTATACAGTGTTTACTCCCtttgtaaaccctttcatatacaGCTTGAGGAATCAAGAGATCAAGGACAGTTTAAAGATGTTGTATATAAACAAAAGGCTTTTTATTCAAATCCTTTGGTAA